Below is a genomic region from Thermoplasmatales archaeon.
ACATTTTCCTTTTCTACAGAAATCCCTCCCAAGCCTCATAAAAGCTATTTCCATTTCAGCTTCATCAATTCCTTCAATTTTTTTAAATTTTTTATCAAAGAGGTGATGTTTTTCTGCAGAAATTATTGCATATTCAGATATGCTATGTTCAGCCCAGGGAAGTTCTCTCAAAAATATATTTACTGTAACATCTCCTATTCCCTTTGCTAAATTTTTTAAGCTATCTTTTAAATTAGATTTTTCTTTTAATTTCTCAATTCCTCCAATTTTTACTATATTTTTACATGCTTCCATTATCTTATCTGCTGTTTTAAAATCATATCTTGTATAGCCCCCTTCATCTAAACATTTTACAATTTCATCCCATCCTGCCATAATTATTTTTTCAGGACTTGTATATCCATTTTTCTCAAGAATTTTATATGTTTTTATTGCATTTTCCTCTCTTATTGGCGCTCCAAAAAGGATGGATGCAAGAAACCATTTAAATGGCTCATTATCTGGCTCAATCCCCAAAATTTCACTGTATTTTTTTCCATAAATTTTTACAAATTCCTTCAATTCCATTTCAAATTTATTATGTAAATCTCCTCGCTCTTTATCTTTTTATTTCCAGCCAAATCGTATGCAATAAATTTTATTTCATGCTTTCCAATTGAAAATTCATTTATTTCCCATGAAGAAGTTGAGGAAGTTGAATTTCCTTTATATATGTTATCATAATAAAACTCAATTAATTTTATTCCATTTAAATCATAGCATTCAACATTTACCTCCAAGCTTCCTATTACAAAAGTTAATTCTGTATCAAAAATTTTCCTTCCGAAAACATATAGCCCTTTTAAAGGAGAAATAATATTTATTTCTGGAGAAACAGTATCTATTTTTATTTCCATTCTATTATTTTCTTCAAAATTTCCAGCCATATCAACAGAGAAAAATTCAAAAAAGTATTTTCCATCCCCCAAATTTATAACCATATTGTATTCCAAAAATTCTCCACCATTTATCCTGTAAAATGTTTTATTTATTCCAGATATTGCATCGTCTGAAAAGAGCGATGCATTTATCCTTTCATTATACCATCCGCCCGAAGAATTTTTATCAACAAGAATATGAGTTGAAGGAGGACTTTTATCTATTTTAATGTTCATAATTTTAGTTTCCTCATAATTTCCCGAATTATCAACGCTATAATAATAAACCGTATGATTTCCTTCCTCAGAAATTGCCACTGGCGCAAAATATTCGCTCCATGCGCCTCCGCCAACCTTGTAATATGTCCTATTTATACCACTTAAAGAATCTACTGCATTTAAAAACAAAATTGTATTGCTTACATACCATCCATTTCTGCCATTTATATCAGGATTTAACTTGCATATTGTGGAAGGAGGCGTAATATCTATTACTATAGTTTTTGTTGTGGAGTTTTTGTTACCCAGATTATCTTCTACATTTAATGTTACATTATATCTTCCCTCATTTTCATAGTTATGGTTTGCAATAATTCCATAGCCAATGCTTCCATCTCCAAAATGCCATGTATAATTTAATATGTAGCCATCTGGGTCATAGCTCGAAGATGCATCAAAAATTACAAATTTTCCATTTATTTCATAGGTGAATTGAACCACTGGAGCATAATTTATTGCAACCGCCTGGCATACCAACAGGAGGAATGCTACCGCCCAAACAATTTTTTTCATGAATATTTATCAATTTCAATTTTTTATTCTTTTTGGTTTCATATTTCATAATAATATTCTCCTAATTCTTTTTGCTCTCTATCAAGGCGTGAGTCAATTTTATTTATTCTTGGCCTGTTGCTGTCTTCATCTCTCCTGAATGTGATTTCTAAATCCTTCAGGAAAAAATTCATTCCTTCCCTTAAATTCATTGGTCCCTTGGCAAATCCTCTTTTTCCAGGCTCTCCGTAAAAAACCATAAGGGATTGACTAACCATATCAACAAAATATATGTCATGCTCAACAACCAGGCATGCCTTTCCTTCTTTCTCCATAACTCTTTTTATCGTTTTTGCAACCGTCATTCTTTGCTTTGCATCAAGATATGCTGATGGTTCATCAATTAAATATAAATCTGCTTCCAAACTCAAGCAATATGCAATTGCCACAGTTTGTAGTTCTCCACCAGATAAACTTTTTAATTCATGACCATAAAAATATTTTATATCAAGAGGATGTAAAACTTCTTTTTCATATAAGCTGTGAAATTTATCTTTATTTTTCTCAAAAAGTTCTTCCACCTTCCCATCTTCAGCCCTTATATACTGTGGCTTGTAACTTATTTTTATTTTTTTATCTATTTTTCCTTCATTTGGCTCAATCAATCCTGCAAGAAGCTTTATAAAAGTTGTTTTTCCAATTCCATTTGGTCCCAAAATACCAATAACCTCTCCCTTGTTTATTTTTCCCTCATTTACTGTTAATTCAAAACCATCATATTTTTTATTCAATCTATCAAATATAACCAAACTCTCTGTTTTCTTAAACTCACGGGGAGGATGTTTTTCAAATTTTATTTCTTCTCCAAACCTTACATTTTCCTCTTTCAGATAACCTGAGAGATATGTATTTATACCATGTCTTACACTTTTTGCATCAGATACAATTCCATAAACCCCTTTCTTACCATATAAGATATGAATAATATCCGCAAGAAAATCCATCACCGCAAGATCATGTTCAACAACAACCACCATTTTATTTTCCGATGCTTTCCTTATAATTTTTGCAATTTCCATTCTATTTTTTATATCTAAGTAGGATGTTGGTTCATCAAAAAGATAGAGGTCTGCATCTCTTTTTAAAGTAGCAAAAACAGCAATTTTTTGCAGCTCTCCTCCAGAAAGCTCGTTCATTTTTTTATTATCCATTCCTTCAATTTCATCATCTATACCATTTTCTAAAAGAAAATCTCTTACACTACCCTCATACATTGACAGTTCATCTACATATTGTGGTTTTATTGAAATTCTTAAATTACCTTCAGAAATATTCTTTAAAAAATGATGGAGTTCTGTTCCTCTATATATATCAGTTATATCTTCCCAGCTTGGCTCCTTCTCCATTCTCCCCAAATTTGGCTTTATTTTGCCAGATAAAATCTTTATTGCAGTTGTTTTTCCTATTCCATTTTCACCTAGCAATCCAACAACCTTTCCCTTTTTTGGAACTGGTAAGCGAAATAATCTGAATCCATTTTCTCCATATTGATGCACGATACTTTCTCTTAACTCCTCCGGTAAATTTTCTATATGAATTGCCTTAAAAGGACATTTATGGACGCATATTCCGCATCCCGCACAGAGTTGCTCTGATATAACTGGCTTATTTTCATCAATTGATATAACTTCAACACCACTCCTTACTTTTGGACAATATTTTATACATTCCATTGAACACTTTTTTGGCTGACATCTATCCCTATTTAATACAGCAATTCTCATTTTCTCAATGAATAACCAACAATTTTATCAATGGAGTTTATCGCAATCCTTGGCTCTTCAAAAACAGGTATTTTAAGTTTTAGCAACTTTTTCTTTTGCTCTTCTACAAATCTTCCTCCCATACATATTGCAATAAAATACTTTCCAGAGTTTTTTAAACCATAATAAAGCTCTTTCAAACTCTCTGCAAGCGGAGAATCTTGAAAAACAAATGTAAGGATAATAATGTCCTCTCTTCTCTTTTCAACCGCTTCAATAAAATCCCTTGCGGTCGCGCTTCCCGTCAAATCCACAATTTCAGCAATCTCTATATTTCTTGCCTCGCCCGCAAAATCGCACGCCATCACGCCGGGCCCCGCCCCATTTGTGACTATCGCCACCTTCCCGCCAGATGGCAAACCACGCATCGCAAGTATTTTTAACACTCCAAAAAATTCCTCGAAGTCGTCAGCAAATATTATATTTCTCTGCTTGCAGGCACCTTCAAATATTTTATAGTTTGATGCCATCGCTCCAGTATGGAGAAATGCCGCTTTCTGTCCTAACTCACTTCTTCCAGATTTCAAGACAACTACAATTTTTTCATTTTTTATTTCAAAAAAATCTTTTCCAATTTCTTCCGCATATATTGCAATTATATCTGTTTTTTTATCATTTTTAAAATATTTAAGTAAATCAATTTCATTTACATCCGCTTTGTTGCCATAGGATACAAACTTTGTAACACCTATTCCTTCAGTTGCACATTTTTCAAGCAGAGCAATTCCAAATGTCCCTGATTGGGTCATTATTGCAACATTTCCTTTTTTCGGCAAATCCATATTTCTCTGGAAAAAAGTGTTGAAACCATTTTCTGAATTGAATACACCTATGCAATTTGGTCCAATAATGCGCATTTTGTATTTTCTTCCCAATTCAACTATTTTTTTCTCTGCCTCTATCTTCCCTATTTCTTTAAATCCACCTGATATTATAACAATATTCTCTATCCCTTTTTTCCCGCATTTCTCCAGTTCCTCAATGCATTTATCTGCCTCAACAGCAATCACCGCCAAATCAATTCTATCCTTTATTTCATCCAAACTTTTATAACACTTTTTCCCAAAAATTTTTTTTCTATTTGGATTTACAGGATATGCTTTTACTTTGCTCTTTATAACATTTTTAAAAATTTCATATCCTATCTTACCCTTTTTGCTTGAAGCTCCAACTAATGCAACACTTCTGGGCTTGAAAAACTTTTCCATTTACTCTTCACTTAGTATAACAAAATCCTTAACTGATTTAACTGATTCAAATGGAAATAGAATGTAGCCCTCTTCATTCTGGTTGTACAAGCGCGGATCTATTTTATCGGATGGTTCCACGATAAGGTCAATAAGCTTCCCACTATTAGCATCAACTGTTATATTTCTCACTATACCTAAATATAACCCACTATTGCTCATAACTTTCTTTCCTCTTAATTCATTCTCCATTATTTTCATGTTTATCAAATAAGGAAATAATTCCGCCTTTTTAAATTTGCGCTTTTGCAAAATTCAATAGAAAAAATTTTATATACTGCAAATATAAAAATCGGGTGTTAAAATTAACGAAATAAGCCTATTTGCGGGTGTTGTTGTGGCGGGCGTGTCGCTGCTTCTATTTATAATTTCAATGATATCATTTAAGAGGGTGAGGGAAATAAAAATTCTTTTCATAGGTTTATCTTTCCTTATCTTTTTCATAAAATCGATTGTCATAATAAAATACTACCAGCAAATTGGCTATTTAATTCTTTTTGATTTGCTTATAATTTTCTTCCTCTATATTGCTGCAGCGAAAAAATGAAAGAAGACCATCTTGCTCTGGAAACAAGAAAAAAAATATATGAGTTAATTGCCTCTTCGCCAGGTCTTCATAAAAGAGAGATATCAAGAAAATTAAATTTATCCTTAAGCACAGTTGATTATCATCTCCACTATATGGAGAGGAAAAATCTGGTTGTTGCAAAAGAGGATAGAAGATACAGAAGATATTTTGTCACAGAAAAAACATCGCCCCAGGACAGCAGAATAATTTCCCTCCTCCGCCAAGAGACGCCCCGCAAAATATTGATTTTTTTGCTCGAAAATCCAAATGCAATTCATAGGGATATATGTGAGAGCACAGGGAAAGCTCCATCAACTGTTTCATTTCATATAAAAAAATTGGTTGAAGCTGACATTTTGGAAGAAATTTCTCTTGGCAAGGAGAAGGGATATAATATAAAGAATAAGGATAGAGTTATCGATGTTCTTATCACATATAGAAGCACATTTCTTGATAGAGCGGTCGATAAATTCCTTGATGCATGGACTTCTTTTGGAAGAATTTAATTTTTTATTTTTTAAACATATATAAAGCGGCTAAGGATATGACAAAAATACCAAAAAATGCGGCTATAATTTTTCCAAATATATTTTCAACAATAAATTCTATACTAACTTTATACTCACTGAAATGCGGAATGCTTACAAGCAAAAATAAACCTTCTTTGGAATCAAGTTTATAATATTCTGGATATATGCCATCATCATTTGGATTAAGAATATCTTCAAAGCTACCTGCTTCATCAATTTTTTTACCATCGAATTTTATTATAAATTCATCTGATATACAAACATTTTTCCCCAAGCTTATCTTTATTACCTTTCCCGAGGTTGAGTTTCCTCTTACATTAAGCAAAACCTTTTCCTCTGTTATATTAACTGCTTCTATCGATACTTCTCCGAAATAGGACATAGAGTATGTTTCATTATTTAAATCAAAACCAGCTATGATTATTTCTCCCCCTATCTCTTTATTTGAGAAAGCATTCTCTATTTTTTCCTCCGAATAATAAAAGCTCGCAAGAATGAGGTTATTTTTAGCTGTTATATTTTCTCCATCAAAAAATAGGTTTTCATCGCTCATTAAAACAACACTTATATTTTCCTTTTTCATTTTTATTAATTTTTCATTTACTGGATTTATTTCATAATCATTAATCTCACTTATAATTATTTTATCAGAAAATATTTTCAGAAATCTTGAAGGTGCATCATGCAATTCTATTGTACATCCACCATACTCAAATCCAAAAAATGCCCCTCTTATGTTTATAGGGAGTAGGGCTTTTCTTATCTCCTCTTTTAAAAGAGGGTCTCTTTCAACAATTTTTTCAAGGGCATCAAAAAACTGTATTGAAATCTCTATTGAATCATTTTTATAAACCATCTCAATTATTTTTTTATCTTCCTTATAACAGGAAATTTTTCCTTCAAGTCCAGCTGGAAGATATTTTCCAGTCAATTTTCCATCATCAACCCTAAATTCACCAACTTCTATGGCTTGAGTGTAAATGCTAATTAAAAGCATCGCTGAAAATGCAATGATTATCAGTTTCTTCATGCTTTTTATATATTATCATTTTATAAAAAATCTGGTTCAATCATCGAATAGAGGAAATCAAAAGAGGAAGTATAACAGTTGCATCCCCTTCTACTGTAACATGCTTTGCCTTTTCCTTTATCTTCCCCCATGAAACTGCTTCTTTGGCCCTTGCCCCAGACAAAGAGCCATCCCATTCATGAGCGGATGTAATATAAACGGCCGCATCCAGCCCGCCGTGGAACTGAGCCCACCATATCAGATGATGCTTTGAAATTCCTCCGCCAATTACAATCCCTCCTATTTTGCCATCGCCAAAAAATATATCAGAAAGTTCGTTCTCATCTTTGGATAAATCAATCTCTATCCTGTTTTTCATTCTCCATAACTGCCAGCCAACCGCCCCATCATATATTGCGGGCACATAAAAAGGTATTTTGTTTTTCCATGCCCAATATAAAATTGATTTTTCTCCCAATTTTTCCCCTATTTTCCAGGCTATTTCTCTGCTCCCCACTTTTCCTTTAAAATCCTTAAAAAATTCATGCATTTTTTTCTCTATAATGAGCCCGTAACTCTCATTAGGGATGAATATATTTCCCAATCTATTTATCCCTTTTTTATGAAGTTCTGCGTCATCCGCATCAAATGAGCCATGATAATAATTTTTAAAATTCCTTGCCAAATCATGATCAATTGTTCCACAGGTTGTAATTACTCCATCTACTATTTTATCCTTCAGCATATCTTTTATTACCCCTCTTGTTCCAGTAGCAACTATACATGCAGGAAAAGTAAGAAAGATAAAATAATCTTTTTTTATCATTTCCTCAACTATTTTTAATGCAGTTCCTAGTTTTTTTGCGGTAAAACCACCTGAATAATAAAATTGTTCTACCAAATCTTTGCTACCTTTAACTTTCTTTAAATT
It encodes:
- a CDS encoding PKD domain-containing protein encodes the protein MKKIVWAVAFLLLVCQAVAINYAPVVQFTYEINGKFVIFDASSSYDPDGYILNYTWHFGDGSIGYGIIANHNYENEGRYNVTLNVEDNLGNKNSTTKTIVIDITPPSTICKLNPDINGRNGWYVSNTILFLNAVDSLSGINRTYYKVGGGAWSEYFAPVAISEEGNHTVYYYSVDNSGNYEETKIMNIKIDKSPPSTHILVDKNSSGGWYNERINASLFSDDAISGINKTFYRINGGEFLEYNMVINLGDGKYFFEFFSVDMAGNFEENNRMEIKIDTVSPEINIISPLKGLYVFGRKIFDTELTFVIGSLEVNVECYDLNGIKLIEFYYDNIYKGNSTSSTSSWEINEFSIGKHEIKFIAYDLAGNKKIKSEEIYIINLKWN
- a CDS encoding winged helix-turn-helix transcriptional regulator gives rise to the protein MKEDHLALETRKKIYELIASSPGLHKREISRKLNLSLSTVDYHLHYMERKNLVVAKEDRRYRRYFVTEKTSPQDSRIISLLRQETPRKILIFLLENPNAIHRDICESTGKAPSTVSFHIKKLVEADILEEISLGKEKGYNIKNKDRVIDVLITYRSTFLDRAVDKFLDAWTSFGRI
- a CDS encoding deoxyhypusine synthase; the encoded protein is MIVRDINLKKVKGSKDLVEQFYYSGGFTAKKLGTALKIVEEMIKKDYFIFLTFPACIVATGTRGVIKDMLKDKIVDGVITTCGTIDHDLARNFKNYYHGSFDADDAELHKKGINRLGNIFIPNESYGLIIEKKMHEFFKDFKGKVGSREIAWKIGEKLGEKSILYWAWKNKIPFYVPAIYDGAVGWQLWRMKNRIEIDLSKDENELSDIFFGDGKIGGIVIGGGISKHHLIWWAQFHGGLDAAVYITSAHEWDGSLSGARAKEAVSWGKIKEKAKHVTVEGDATVILPLLISSIR
- a CDS encoding ribosome biogenesis/translation initiation ATPase RLI — its product is MRIAVLNRDRCQPKKCSMECIKYCPKVRSGVEVISIDENKPVISEQLCAGCGICVHKCPFKAIHIENLPEELRESIVHQYGENGFRLFRLPVPKKGKVVGLLGENGIGKTTAIKILSGKIKPNLGRMEKEPSWEDITDIYRGTELHHFLKNISEGNLRISIKPQYVDELSMYEGSVRDFLLENGIDDEIEGMDNKKMNELSGGELQKIAVFATLKRDADLYLFDEPTSYLDIKNRMEIAKIIRKASENKMVVVVEHDLAVMDFLADIIHILYGKKGVYGIVSDAKSVRHGINTYLSGYLKEENVRFGEEIKFEKHPPREFKKTESLVIFDRLNKKYDGFELTVNEGKINKGEVIGILGPNGIGKTTFIKLLAGLIEPNEGKIDKKIKISYKPQYIRAEDGKVEELFEKNKDKFHSLYEKEVLHPLDIKYFYGHELKSLSGGELQTVAIAYCLSLEADLYLIDEPSAYLDAKQRMTVAKTIKRVMEKEGKACLVVEHDIYFVDMVSQSLMVFYGEPGKRGFAKGPMNLREGMNFFLKDLEITFRRDEDSNRPRINKIDSRLDREQKELGEYYYEI
- a CDS encoding CoA-binding protein translates to MEKFFKPRSVALVGASSKKGKIGYEIFKNVIKSKVKAYPVNPNRKKIFGKKCYKSLDEIKDRIDLAVIAVEADKCIEELEKCGKKGIENIVIISGGFKEIGKIEAEKKIVELGRKYKMRIIGPNCIGVFNSENGFNTFFQRNMDLPKKGNVAIMTQSGTFGIALLEKCATEGIGVTKFVSYGNKADVNEIDLLKYFKNDKKTDIIAIYAEEIGKDFFEIKNEKIVVVLKSGRSELGQKAAFLHTGAMASNYKIFEGACKQRNIIFADDFEEFFGVLKILAMRGLPSGGKVAIVTNGAGPGVMACDFAGEARNIEIAEIVDLTGSATARDFIEAVEKRREDIIILTFVFQDSPLAESLKELYYGLKNSGKYFIAICMGGRFVEEQKKKLLKLKIPVFEEPRIAINSIDKIVGYSLRK
- a CDS encoding PRC-barrel domain-containing protein, which gives rise to MKIMENELRGKKVMSNSGLYLGIVRNITVDANSGKLIDLIVEPSDKIDPRLYNQNEEGYILFPFESVKSVKDFVILSEE